In Trichomycterus rosablanca isolate fTriRos1 chromosome 5, fTriRos1.hap1, whole genome shotgun sequence, the sequence catcgttgtcccggcagtctcgactttaatccttaacctcagcgggtaaacaggtttccatcagaatgccctcggggtaaaacaacagagaatgtagttaataatgtacaatgctagttgacaaacagttttacagagagtaagACAAGTATGTCTTGCCGTCGccacaatattttataataagatCTAGATTTTTCATATAAtcattgtaattgtaataattGAAAGATCAAAGGGACAAGTAATGATCAAAAATTTTTTTACTAGCAAATGCCGATATCTGTGGAGTTGACGATATTCTCCAAAACCATACTACCCCCGGGTGGTTTCTGTTGAACATTTCATGCTAATAGAATTAAGTATGCATTTATATTCCAAGCCACCTATAGAACAATTGCTCTACTCTTTGTACTTAAATGTTCCTACAAAATGTTTACACCAATGCACagaccagtggcggctcctaccaaatctctcaggggggggcaattgttgtgatgatggccaaggtgacccgtttaatgggtaaattaaagcctaaataattaacatcttaagtcatctgtcagtttgccctcacaaataacgtTAAACATGAAGAGAGACCAGCtgtaccattaatcataaaattaagtaaagccttcatttaattcagtcttcatcagatagcattttattttaagtgCAGCAGATCTataataaagattggcatcggggctgatttgcaatgaataaaaaagtacaattaaacaattggggagatacaataagtgcaatcacaatttacaatttaaaaattacattacttacatgtaatttacttgtaacttatatgatttccccccctttgtagatacttgcttgatgtttaaatttggtctgggtggccctaattctaaagttgctaatttatcctgattaccagtggcggctcctgccaaatctctcgggggggcaattgttgcgatgatggccaaggtgacccgttcaatgggtaaattaaagtttaaataattaacatcttaagtcatctgtcagtttgccctcacaaataactaaccagctttaccattaatcataaaattaagtaaagccttcacactaacaatttaattcagtcttcatcagatagcattttattttaggtgcagcagatccagaataaacaTTGGCAtctgggctgatgtgcaatgaataaagaagtacaattcaACAATTGGgaagatacaataagtgcaatcacaatttacagtttaaaaattacattacttacttgtaatttacttgtaacttatatgatttccccccctttgtagatacttgcttgatgtttacatttggtctgggtggccctaattcttaagttgctaatttatcctgattacacgatggagttgctccaaaCTGAAGTAATGGTAGTCATTTTGATGAGATCGTAAGTGCGTGCCCTCCCGGAActcattcagaatgtattgcagtttaaaaaagagccttaacatgagcaATCTCataaggggcggtactgtacggaacacaactcaacgctgattggactacgatattccgaggcaagacagactccaaaacagtcacagctgtgatacaaacatttcttccctttcgtcctttggtggtgcgtcgcccgatcgaaggaacgagccgcccctggcaCAGACATTAGTCATTAAATGTGCATTTTCACTATTTACTGATCAGCTCTATTAACACAATACAAAGtattttttaagctttttaGAACATTGCTTCATTGTGTGATATGTTTTCTGTGATGACTTTTGAAGTTTTAGAACCATGGTTACATGTAAACcattactttttttattatcatgtgTTGCTTGAGTGTTCATGGGTATCATTTTTATGGGTGTACATAAAATGAtacatgtaataataatgtacataaaaacatgTCCTCATTGCTTGCCGTTTATTTAAATCTCTTTAGtcttagtaataatagtagtaggcATGGAAGCGTATTGTTAAAGAATTAGAAAGAGATCAAAAATAGAGCAAAAGAATATAGACATACAGACCACAcatgcacgcacgcacgcacacacacacacacacacacacatatacatgtgaagcattatacatttatacaatcAAACCTCCTACTAAGAAGTGCCTGTATGATTCTGAGATCTGCTATCTGAGCTCATTTGTTGTGATTGCAGGTGTCCAAAGCAGCAGCAGATCTTATGGCTTACTGCGAAGCACATATACGAGAGGACCCACTGATCATTCCAATGCCTGCCTCTGAGAATCCGTTTCGGGAGAAGAAGTTTTACTGTATCATACTTTGAGAAAAGGATGCTACTAAGCCTCCAACCATGCAACTCTTGGCTGCTAGCATTAAGCCTAGTTTAAGTAACAACCACATGTGTTGTTGGGTCAGCTCCCTTCTGGTGGCTTGAAAAAGGACAGGGTTTATTGGAAGGTTTTTTTCTGAATTTAGAAATGGGGTGGGTGGTGGTGCTAAAGTTATTCAGATGGCGATCAGAACTTATGTCTTGTCAAAATACTTACCACTTGTGTATAGCAGgtcaagtaaataaaataactgtTTGGTGAGAGGGTGACTATTGGGTGGCTTACAAaattttttgtttgtaaaatGACAATTTCTTTGTCTTACTATGCTATTGCCAAGGATAGAAAGGAGACTCAAACAAGTAATTTTAGTGAACTGCAAAAGTTAACATTTGAGCTATCTGTGATCAAAATTCCATGGTAAATTCACtcagttttaaaacttttctgcACAACATATGTACTGTACCACATAGTGACTTGCAATCATATTATACTTACTAAACTGAATACTAAACAAGTCCTGTAATGTCCTGTTTTAGAAATAAAGGGAAAGTTTAAGTCTAAacataataacaattaatagaTTTTCAGGTGATGTAATGTTTATTCCATTAAtctctaaataaaaaaacacagtattaTGTAAAATCTTAGAGTCTGTAATATATCTCAAATGCACTGTGTACATCTTTTCAGTTTCCAAAGTAGTACAGTcataaagaatttttttttttttaaattaattaattaatatgttGTGATTTTTTTACTGACCCAACTGCTGAGATATGAGTAATAAAGATTTAAACTAATAAGCCAAACTGGGCACCagcatgttttgtctgattGTGTGTGATAAAAAAGCTAACTACGTAGAACTAGAGTGCCAAGGACTGTGTACTGTGATGGTTTGACTGTGTTGACTGtattaaaccatgttttaattCTCTAAAAAAGCACAACATTAAGTGtatttagtttagcatttacTGATTTGTACCTAAGTGACATTCTCTTTAATGAATAGCACTTCTGATAGCTGGTGTTTCTTTTGTGTATTATACTTCAAGGGGTACTACTGTGAGCATAAACTACAAATATCTGCAAGGATTTCTAAGAAGCTGGACATTAAATGGAAGCATGCAAAGTACACTATATACTAGGCTAATTTAGAATTAACTTGATTTAAATTGGGTTTAATAAGTTACTTTCTGAAGTGGCTAGTTTGGCACTGTATTTATACGTATATCTctaatgcaaaatgtaaatgtattggtaTAAGGCTTTGTGATGTTTTACATAAATGATTTATAacaatttacaaaatgcaaaattTGATACAATGATTATAAATGGTTTAATTTAAGAAGCCTGAAATGACATGGTTCCTttagcatatactgtatgtatatatatatatatatatatatatatatatatatatatatatatatatatatatatatatatacagtgtatcacaaaagtgagtacacccctcacatttctgcagatatttaagtatatcttttcatgggacaacactgacaaaattacactttgacacaatgaaaagtagtctgtgtgcagcttatataacagtgtaaatttattcttccctcaaaataactcaatatacagccattaatgtctaaaccaccggcaacaaaagtgagtacacccctaagagactacacccctaaatgtccaaattgagcactgcttgtcattttccctgcaaaatgtcatgtgatttgttagtgttactaggtctcaggtgtgcatagggagcaggtgtgttcaatttagtagtacagctctcacactctctcatactggtcactgaaagttccaacatggcacctcatggcaaagaactctctgaggatcttaaaagacgaattgttgcgctacatgaagatggccaaggctacaagaagattgccaacaccctgaaactgagctgcagcacagtggccaagatcatccagcgttttaaaagagcagggtccactcagaacagacctcgcgttggtcgtccaaagaagctgagtgcacgtgctcagcgtcacatccaactgctgtctttgaaagataggcgcaggagtgctgtcagcattgctgcagagattgaaaaggtggggggtcagcctgtcagtgctcagaccatacgccgcacactacatcaaattggtctgcatggctgtcaccccagaaggaagcctcttctgaagtctctactcaagaaagcccgcaaacagtttgctgaagacatgtcaacaaaggacatggattactggaaccaggtcctatggtctgatgagaccaagattaatttgtttggttcagatggtctcaagcatgtgtggcggcaatcaggtgaggagtacaaagataagtgtgtcatgcttacagtcaagcatggtggtgggaatgccatggtctggggctgcatgagtgcagcaggtgttggggagttacatttcattgagggacacatgaactccaatatgtactgtgaaatactgagcagagtatgatcccctccctccggaaactgggtcgcagggcagtgttccagcatgataatgaccccaaacacacctctaagacgaccactgctttattgaagaggctgagggtaaaggtgatggactggccaagcatgtctccagacctaaacccaatagaacatctttggggcatcctcaagcggaaggtggaggagcgcaaagtctcgaatatccgccagctccgtgatgtcgtcatggaggagtggaaaagcattccagtggcaacctgtgaagctctggtaaactccatgcccaggacagttaaggcagttctgggaaataatggtggccacacaaaatattgacacttcaggaactttcactaaggggtgtactcacttttgttgccggtggtttagacattaatggctgtatattgagttattttgagggaagaataaatttacactgttatataagctgcacacagactacttttcattgtgtcaaagtgtaattttgtcagtgttgtc encodes:
- the LOC134314383 gene encoding guanine nucleotide-binding protein G(I)/G(S)/G(O) subunit gamma-4, with translation MKDSMANNNMASISQARKAVEQLKMEACMDRIKVSKAAADLMAYCEAHIREDPLIIPMPASENPFREKKFYCIIL